The following nucleotide sequence is from Zingiber officinale cultivar Zhangliang chromosome 10A, Zo_v1.1, whole genome shotgun sequence.
accaacaatgtctttgtgagttccaaacctttagaaatccacaaaacccaacttctagctgaaatttcagaccaacagctgaaaatcagaaactggcacgctctgatcggtccccagaccgatcagaaaccccatggatcggtccccagaccgatcaggccttcactggatcggtcaccagaccgatccacactcgtcctggaccgatcagaatcctctcggatcggtccacaagtctgatatcagaatttctgaaatttccttcccgaaattcagaaactcctagaaaattccagaaaattcgaaaaattgtgaaattttgaggatacatttctcataacatatactatcatggaaaaatagttttctatgaaaataacttccatttttcaatcttgatacaaagttcaaaaactttgaaatagttcaagtttaactcaactttgtatcacaatgttcaatgatgaatgctatcactaggaaagcttcatcaaggtttttcaaatcaattttaaaatgcttttaaaccttttaatttaggaccataatcttagggctagatgtacatgacttgtacacaagctttccctatgatccttaatttcttgaattagggtcatctaggtacaaggactatgcaccttgatcctaactcatgatcctaatatctcacacacatctaagatgtatcaaaccacattcaagtcaatttgatgtgagacatggattaaggtcaacttaggctaagttctcatgcattttctaaactacactttgatctcaatatcaaaatgtgtttttatccttaaatcaatttcattgattattaatgcaagagatgatgacatggcataaaatggtatcataaatgaaaatatgtgccaatgtcatgatgtcatggcataaagtttgaaacttaaataaacatgacataaaaactagcctaagcattatcatgacatttcaaatgataataaaataaatatgatgtcatggcatggcatatggcaaccaatcatggcaagttagcacaaataaaatacctaaattccctatctaggtatccttagccttagctaacttaaaatctaaccctagactgcccatatatccctaagagaaaaccaaaatcccaattatggtatttctctaggttttcttaaattgtgccaaataagattaaaatcgatattttccaattatggcacaatttactcttcaaggagtaaatgataattccatttcattttcaaaagttctcaaaaccttgaaaatgctccttgagtgtcaatttcctcaaagttgggttaactacccttctaattggaattgacactctctaacccatctatggggtagagaagatgctcctaggaacccaatacctatttgagctcattgggttcactaaaaattcactagggataacttccctagcaactctcctaatgaccctcttaggctttaaagccttggccatttgggactcatcaagatcaactctaggggtgactccccttgtgaccttggcaatggtcttcctaaccctaggttttgttccataatcgaatggaacattatgataagtgggcttgaccatttgggacttaggtttgtgacccaaacctttcttgtccttggacttgggtttttgactcttaaaccctagagatgacttctccatgtttttaagagtctTTTCGAAATTATCaattcttgacctcaagacttgattttccctctctaatacctcaagttttaatttgtcattttctcttgagatattcctaggcatgtgtcttgttttcttgggatttctacctaggttttccttaactttagaagcgttaatcctagggttggtatttctagtgttatccttacctaggctaacatgtttagctcctaagcacatgtattggttcctaaagttaacatgcttatcattattaacgattgcaacaaaactactagcatgagttttattagaattgcaataatgaaccttagagattaccttagggtttgccttagctccccctatcgatgtgctcggtctcttgtccttgtgagattgcctccccctcggacattggctcctatagtgtccccttcgcttgcattggaaacacaccacgtgctccttgcccttgcgtgttgggactccggctcccttgacttttggcgccggtggagtctttctaaccctctttggacacttactcttgtagtgcccaaattccctacactcaaaacacattatatgcaatttacttgaacttaaagtgtttgagttacctagggttgaggatgaatggatgctctcttcttcatccctcccggaggtagaagcttcttcttcgtgctccaatcttgaagaagaactcacttcctcttcttctttagatgttgagtaaccctcaacttccaatttgctcccttcatgatgtgagctacttggctcactaggctcctcttcatggcttgaagtggagctctcttcatggtacttggccaagttatcccataattccttggcattgttgtaacctatcttacacaagatgttagtaggcaatgaaaattcaattattttcgttacctcttcgttgatttcggatttgtgaatttgttctcttgtccactccttcttctcaagtggttttccttccttatccaccggaggagtaaatccttcttgtacacaaaaccaattcattatgttagtcataagaaaatacttcatccttaccttccaatacgcgaagtcgccgcattcgtagaagggtggaatggtgacgtcttctccatagagatccattctctagctttgctcccacgggtgttgatccgatgaagagcgaaccttcgctctgataccacttgttaggatccttcgtatggctagagaggggggtgtgaatagccgaccccaaatctttgctcgtttctttctacaaattaggttagcagaggaaataacaaaaggaaacgaaaacaaaacgaaccaaacctcaactcgtcgatgtaacgaggttcggagatgaaactcctactcctcggcgtgtccgtaaggtggacgaagcctatcaatccgtcggtggatgagtcctcggaaaatcggctaatacaatatactccttgtgggtggagaaacctcgccacaatattcttgcaacagcaagaaaggaatacaacaagaaatacaagaagacaagaacaataaatgtaaaaacacgggttttcttgcctcctcgccgactggattcgttgaagcagcagctcctcagaacacctacaacagcaggatatcccagtcgagaagctcacgcgaagcttgtgaagaagagctcaacaaagctcaagcaccagaacagtagaagaagagaagaggaagaagaagtagtgcagctctcgacccctttatacctgcgaagacagtgaagaaactagccgttgcgtcaagTTAACTCTGATCGGTCGGGCCGATCGGCCAGCGCGAAGCtttttgtcaccgatcggtcccggaccgatcagtgtgTCGATCGCCTCCgatcggcctggaccgatcaggacctccgatcggtccatagaccgatcgggcTTCGCTCCTCACGCCATCGATCTATGCCGATCGGTCGCCGATCGATcagccatgggtggatcggtcgcagaccgatccacggctttcttcgcAAGTTGCGTTGCctccgatcggtctcggaccgatcgatcAGATGAGCCATCGATTCGATTACGATCGGTCACTGCACCGATCGTGGCAACGCAgatatccggatcggtcacgCATCGATCCAAACttcgaccctaaacctaaggcttccacaccaacatccggtcaaccttgacctgttggtacatcatccctagcatccggtcactcccttgacctgctagcactccccgctaagtgtccggtcaatccttttgacccacttagacttctccacaccggatgtccgatcaccctcgatccatctggatttttccttgcccgcttcaccaggactttccacaccgcctaacatcccagcttaggactttctcaccgccggcttcactcacggactttccaaccgcctaacatcccgcttaggactttcccattgcctaacatcccggttaggacttttccaccgctcggcttcactcaccgggactttccacaccgcctaacatcccagttaggacccacttctcggcttcactcaccaggactttccaactgcctaacatcccagttaggactttccctcgtgccaagctccctgcttggacttctccgtgccaagtctccatacttggacttttccagtgccaagtctccatacttggacttttcccgtgccaagctccctgcttggacttttccccgaatcaggtcaaccaggtcaaccttgacctacggttgcaccaataatctcccaaacatctattcttgtcccatatcaagaatacaactcttccacgagtgtcaaacatcaaaatacaactcaactaggtcaaccttgacctaaggttgcaccaataatcttcctaagtcaaacatcaaaatacaactcgagtcaggtcaactcgagtcaggtcaatcaggtcaaccttgacctaaggttgcaccaacaaacggTTCATGAGGCCGGTCAGTGGGAGTAGCTAATACTATGTGGTGATCGACCGGTAGGCTATATGTTCGAGTGAGGCGCAGGGcgccctcctcgtcaaaccggctctccatggtcgtgtaccaaagaccaggagcgccgccggtcggctgtgaagtgctagtcatggtcgaaacaCAGTAAAGAATTCGGGACAAAAAGAAGGGTTCGAACAAGAAATAAAAGGTGGCAGACTGAAGGGGGCAGCtaacagaaagaagaagagggagggacactacaagaaattttggatttaaccacacctaatagacaacagtttttcaagaaattgttgtcttttttcatttaacaacaattttattgaaaactgttgttgttcagcataatgttttttaaataacaatagtttttcaaaaaactgttgtctaatgtgtgtcaaagacaacggttttaaaaaaactattgtcttttagtgttgcttatgtgataatatacaacagttttatttaactgttgtctattgaatgttgttgaatcctaaaggtggaagtttatttatttaataacctaCACATATAAATCTAAACAATCTCATGTTTTTTCCccattcctcctcttctcctgccGATTTCACCGTCACCGCGATCTCCTCTTCATTTGAGTAAGTCTTCTCCGTAGAGATCTCTCTCTTGCATTTCCGCAAACACTGCATTTGCACGATGTTTGCAGGTTTCCTCCCCGCTCTCGACAAGCTCGGCCGGATCTGCCATGTCTACCTCACACCCGACCACGCCATGTTCCTCCACAACCTCCTCGGCGGCGGTGGAGTCCAGTCCGTCGCCCAGTTCGACAAGGACGTCCTCTTCCGCGACTATCGCATCTCCAGCCAGAACGCCGGCCGGATCGCCTTCGCAGTGGACGCCTCCCTCCTCCACCGCGCCCTCCGCAGTGCCCTCACCATCCAGGAGCAGGCCCGCGACGAGACCGCCGCCATCCAGATCAAGCTCGTCAAGAAGCTCCCCGCCGGCTCCCGCAACCCTGCCCCCTTTCTCACCTTTGAGACCAAAGGGAGGGTTTCCGCCGATGTGCAGGACGTGCCCATCTCCAAGCCCCTTTCTCGGTCCGACGTGCTTCAGATCCAGTCGGCCTTGGATG
It contains:
- the LOC122026835 gene encoding checkpoint protein hus1-like, which encodes FPIPPLLLPISPSPRSPLHLSFLPALDKLGRICHVYLTPDHAMFLHNLLGGGGVQSVAQFDKDVLFRDYRISSQNAGRIAFAVDASLLHRALRSALTIQEQARDETAAIQIKLVKKLPAGSRNPAPFLTFETKGRVSADVQDVPISKPLSRSDVLQIQSALDASQDLPQTLVQVPDLAQLQSLVDRLKYVGDVLTVSIAQYGDLHLQVSTSLVTVGSELRKLRVLGVRDHYQGRMFKGK